Proteins encoded within one genomic window of Methanosarcina barkeri str. Wiesmoor:
- the mfnA gene encoding tyrosine decarboxylase MfnA, with translation MNEQGLSEKEIFSYLEDVKSEDTDYYRVLSSMCTHPHRIAVEAHRLFIEANLGDLGLFAGAHRLEKEVIRMLGELLHAQSVEIPSGEACESSVCGYLTTGGTESNIQAIRGMKNLVTEDGKKSGEILNIVVPESAHFSFDKVANMMGIEVKRASLDPEFRVDIASAESLIDANTIGLVGIAGNTEFGQVDPIEELSKLALENELFLHVDAAFGGFVIPFLEKPYSFDFKVPGVTSIAIDPHKMGLSTIPSGALLFRSPFFMDSLKVNTPYLTTKSQFTLTGTRSGASAAATYAVMKYLGREGYRKNVQYCMQLTTKLVKEARKFGFEPLIEPVMNVVDLRVPNPDIVREQLLKKFGWNVSITRNPRSLRLVLMPHNTARDIEEFLQDLRKVTTEL, from the coding sequence ATGAATGAGCAGGGTCTTTCTGAGAAAGAGATATTTTCCTATCTGGAAGATGTAAAGTCAGAGGATACGGATTACTATAGGGTTTTAAGTTCGATGTGCACTCACCCGCATAGAATCGCGGTTGAGGCTCACAGGTTATTTATTGAGGCTAACCTGGGCGATCTGGGACTTTTTGCAGGTGCCCACAGACTGGAAAAAGAAGTTATCAGGATGCTGGGAGAACTTCTTCATGCTCAGTCTGTTGAAATTCCTTCCGGAGAGGCATGTGAGAGTTCGGTTTGCGGTTATCTTACAACAGGAGGCACAGAATCTAATATTCAGGCTATCAGGGGCATGAAAAACCTCGTAACTGAAGACGGGAAAAAGTCAGGTGAGATCCTCAATATAGTTGTTCCCGAGTCAGCTCACTTCTCATTTGATAAGGTTGCCAATATGATGGGTATTGAGGTTAAAAGAGCTTCTCTGGATCCTGAATTCAGAGTGGATATTGCATCTGCGGAAAGCCTGATAGATGCAAACACTATTGGACTTGTAGGGATAGCAGGAAACACGGAATTCGGCCAGGTAGATCCGATTGAGGAACTTTCAAAACTTGCTCTTGAGAATGAGCTTTTCCTTCATGTTGATGCGGCTTTCGGAGGGTTTGTGATTCCATTCCTTGAAAAGCCATATTCTTTCGATTTCAAAGTTCCAGGCGTTACCTCCATTGCAATAGATCCCCATAAAATGGGGCTTTCCACAATTCCCTCAGGTGCCCTATTATTCAGATCTCCTTTTTTTATGGACTCTCTTAAGGTGAATACTCCATATCTTACAACAAAGTCTCAGTTCACTCTCACAGGCACCCGCAGTGGAGCTTCAGCCGCTGCCACTTATGCCGTTATGAAATATCTTGGACGTGAAGGATATAGAAAAAATGTACAGTACTGCATGCAGCTTACTACAAAACTGGTCAAAGAGGCTCGAAAATTTGGCTTTGAACCTCTGATCGAGCCTGTAATGAACGTGGTCGACCTGAGAGTTCCGAACCCTGATATTGTGCGGGAGCAGCTCCTTAAGAAATTTGGTTGGAACGTCTCAATTACCCGCAACCCAAGATCTCTTCGTCTGGTCCTAATGCCTCACAATACAGCCCGTGATATAGAAGAATTCCTACAAGATCTGAGAAAAGTAACAACAGAACTTTAA